One genomic segment of Paenibacillus durus includes these proteins:
- a CDS encoding YtrH family sporulation protein, with protein sequence MNVFLSKAVLDFFIAFGIVLGGAMLGGIGAVVSIQPPTQTMLDVADRIKIWALAAAVGGTIDPMRVIESNMLDGNLSPAIKQILYLVFAFLGAHMGSELVKWVCGRG encoded by the coding sequence ATGAACGTATTTTTAAGCAAGGCTGTCCTCGATTTCTTTATCGCCTTCGGCATCGTGCTGGGCGGCGCCATGCTGGGCGGCATCGGGGCGGTCGTATCGATCCAGCCGCCGACGCAGACAATGCTGGATGTGGCTGACCGGATCAAAATCTGGGCGCTGGCCGCCGCCGTCGGCGGCACCATCGATCCGATGCGGGTCATCGAGAGCAATATGCTGGACGGCAATCTGTCTCCGGCCATTAAGCAGATATTATATCTGGTCTTCGCTTTCCTTGGGGCGCATATGGGCAGCGAGCTGGTCAAATGGGTATGCGGCAGGGGGTAA
- a CDS encoding DNA polymerase III subunit alpha → MSPFVHLHVHSEYSLLDGAARIADLVRRAGEHGMKSLALTDHGVMYGVIPFYKACKENGIKPIIGCEAYLTAGSRRERGSRKDQPIYHLILLARNEEGYRNLMRLVSIGQLEGYHYKPRIDMEALAAHAEGLICLSSCLGGEVPQHLLHGRDGEAKKAALRYKEIFGEYFYLELQDHGMPEQKRVNPKLIALAEETGIPLVVTNDVHYLSREDSEVQDVLICIGTGKTVDDEERLRIGTDQLYLKSGEEMAALFPHVPEAIANTAVIADQCNLELEFGKHILPAYSPLPEGLDAAAYLRRLCEAGLQERYKDTPRWESEEGRKLAEERLAYELGVIETMGFSDYFLIVWDFIAFCHRQDIATGPGRGSSAGSLTAYCLRITDVDPLKYNLLFERFLNPERITMPDIDIDFSDERRDEVISYVADKYGEEHVAQIITFGTLAARAAVRDVGRALNLPYGEVDKAAKLIPGTLGISIARALESSPDLKALYQGNPKTRDLLDMAMKVEGMPRHASTHAAGVVISRGPLTDAVPLQEGNEGAALTQYSMEHLESIGLLKMDFLGLRTLSIIERCMNWIGQMTGSAPDFREIPDDDEATYAMLGHGETTGVFQLESAGIRRVLKDLKPTVFEDIISVLALYRPGPMEFIPKYIQGKHGLAEVEYPHPDLIPILSDTYGIIVYQEQIMQIASGMAGFSLGEADLLRRAVSKKKRETLDRERGHFVRGSLKHGYGEADANAVYDMIVRFADYGFPRAHAAAYGVLAFQTAYLKAHYPVQFMASMLTAVTGVHRKVAEYVLECRRMGIGVLPPDVNDSGVLFTPVDGGSGAGGHIRFGLAAIKNVGTLAVESILEARKERPFDSLLDFCRRVDLRVCNKRVVESLIQAGAFDGLPGHRAQLLAMLDETVDAAAKWRKEREELQIQLFDDLVEMPNWDIRYPDIPKFTAGQQLELERELLGLYLSGHPLDDFAELLEEPGISRLMDLGEAPDESVTVTAGMVVSVKEIMTKAGKAMAFVEWEDQIERCEVVLFPEVWKRSRALVAKGALLALRAKVQQQDEGFKLLADEVAQLSPETLRGLLQRRAAMAARPQGHGRAAPAGPGAAAAPAVAHGLAAGRSRSAGPQGGPQAPARAARPAAAQPADRPAGQRAYIKITAASEAGGLLPQLKELLQRHPGAVPTLLFYEREQKLIALSDSFRIKPSPELFGLVESVLGPGTIRIK, encoded by the coding sequence ATGAGTCCTTTCGTGCATCTGCATGTGCACAGCGAATACAGTTTATTGGACGGGGCGGCGCGCATTGCCGATCTGGTGCGCCGGGCCGGCGAACACGGCATGAAGTCGCTGGCGCTGACCGATCACGGAGTGATGTACGGGGTGATCCCTTTTTATAAAGCGTGCAAGGAGAACGGCATCAAGCCGATCATCGGCTGTGAGGCTTACCTGACAGCAGGATCGCGCCGCGAGCGCGGCAGCCGCAAGGATCAGCCGATCTACCACCTTATTCTGCTCGCGAGGAACGAAGAAGGATACCGCAATCTGATGAGACTCGTCTCCATCGGCCAGCTGGAAGGCTATCACTATAAGCCAAGAATCGACATGGAAGCCCTTGCCGCGCACGCGGAGGGCCTTATTTGTCTAAGCTCCTGCCTTGGAGGAGAGGTGCCCCAGCATCTGCTTCACGGACGGGACGGGGAGGCGAAGAAGGCGGCGCTGCGGTACAAAGAGATTTTCGGCGAATATTTCTATCTGGAGCTGCAGGATCACGGAATGCCCGAACAAAAAAGAGTGAATCCGAAGCTGATTGCTCTGGCCGAAGAGACGGGCATCCCCCTGGTCGTCACCAATGACGTGCATTACCTGTCTAGGGAGGATTCCGAGGTCCAGGATGTACTGATCTGCATTGGCACGGGCAAGACGGTGGATGATGAAGAACGGCTGCGAATCGGCACGGATCAGCTCTATTTAAAGAGCGGCGAGGAAATGGCCGCGCTGTTTCCGCATGTACCGGAGGCGATAGCCAATACCGCTGTTATCGCTGACCAATGCAATCTGGAGCTGGAATTTGGCAAGCACATACTGCCCGCCTACTCTCCGCTGCCCGAAGGACTGGATGCCGCCGCCTATTTGCGCCGACTGTGCGAAGCGGGCCTGCAGGAACGCTATAAAGACACTCCCCGGTGGGAATCGGAGGAGGGCCGGAAGCTTGCGGAGGAGCGGCTGGCCTATGAGCTTGGTGTTATTGAGACGATGGGCTTCTCCGATTATTTTCTGATCGTCTGGGATTTTATCGCCTTTTGCCACAGGCAGGACATTGCGACAGGGCCGGGAAGAGGCTCGTCCGCAGGCAGCCTCACCGCCTACTGCCTGCGGATTACCGACGTCGATCCGCTGAAGTACAACCTGCTGTTCGAGCGCTTTCTGAATCCCGAGCGGATCACGATGCCCGATATCGACATTGATTTCAGCGACGAGCGGCGCGACGAGGTCATATCCTATGTGGCGGATAAATACGGCGAAGAGCATGTCGCCCAGATTATTACGTTCGGAACTCTGGCGGCGCGGGCTGCAGTGCGCGATGTGGGACGGGCGCTGAACCTGCCCTACGGGGAAGTGGACAAAGCGGCGAAGCTGATCCCCGGGACACTCGGCATCAGCATCGCTAGGGCGCTGGAGAGCAGCCCGGATCTCAAGGCGCTGTACCAGGGCAATCCAAAGACCCGGGATTTGCTGGACATGGCGATGAAGGTGGAAGGCATGCCAAGGCATGCCTCGACGCACGCCGCCGGGGTCGTCATATCCCGGGGGCCGCTTACTGATGCCGTTCCGCTGCAGGAGGGCAATGAAGGGGCGGCCTTAACCCAGTATTCGATGGAGCATTTGGAGAGCATCGGGCTGCTGAAGATGGACTTTCTTGGCCTTAGAACGCTGTCCATTATCGAGCGGTGCATGAACTGGATCGGACAGATGACCGGCAGCGCGCCGGATTTCCGGGAGATTCCCGATGATGACGAAGCGACTTATGCGATGCTGGGCCACGGCGAGACGACGGGCGTGTTCCAATTGGAGTCGGCGGGCATTCGCCGGGTGCTTAAGGATCTGAAGCCGACCGTGTTCGAGGATATCATTTCGGTGCTGGCGCTGTACCGGCCGGGTCCGATGGAATTTATTCCGAAATATATTCAAGGCAAGCACGGGCTTGCCGAAGTGGAATATCCGCATCCCGATCTGATCCCGATCCTGTCCGATACCTACGGTATCATCGTCTATCAGGAGCAGATCATGCAGATCGCATCGGGGATGGCCGGATTTTCGCTTGGCGAAGCGGATCTGCTGCGCAGAGCCGTATCCAAGAAGAAGCGCGAGACGCTGGACCGCGAGCGCGGCCATTTTGTAAGGGGAAGCCTGAAGCATGGCTACGGGGAAGCCGACGCGAATGCGGTCTACGACATGATCGTGCGCTTTGCCGATTACGGCTTCCCCCGCGCCCATGCCGCGGCTTACGGCGTGCTGGCCTTCCAGACGGCTTACCTCAAGGCCCATTATCCAGTGCAGTTTATGGCTTCCATGCTGACGGCGGTGACGGGCGTTCACCGCAAGGTGGCGGAGTACGTGCTGGAATGCCGGCGCATGGGCATCGGCGTGCTGCCGCCGGATGTGAATGACAGCGGCGTTCTGTTCACGCCGGTGGACGGCGGCAGCGGCGCGGGCGGACATATCCGCTTCGGGCTGGCGGCGATCAAGAATGTCGGCACGCTGGCCGTTGAGAGTATACTCGAAGCCCGGAAGGAGCGGCCCTTTGACAGCCTGCTCGATTTCTGCCGCCGCGTTGACCTCAGAGTCTGCAACAAGCGCGTCGTGGAATCGCTGATCCAGGCGGGGGCTTTTGACGGCCTGCCCGGGCACCGGGCGCAGCTGCTGGCCATGCTGGACGAGACGGTGGACGCGGCCGCCAAATGGCGCAAGGAGCGTGAGGAGCTGCAAATTCAGCTATTCGACGACCTTGTCGAAATGCCGAACTGGGATATCCGGTATCCCGATATTCCGAAGTTTACAGCGGGACAGCAGCTGGAGCTGGAGCGCGAACTGCTCGGCCTGTATCTGTCGGGCCACCCGCTCGACGACTTCGCGGAGCTGCTGGAAGAACCGGGGATTTCGCGGCTGATGGATCTCGGCGAAGCTCCCGATGAGAGCGTGACGGTTACGGCGGGAATGGTCGTATCCGTCAAGGAAATTATGACAAAGGCCGGCAAGGCGATGGCCTTTGTCGAATGGGAAGACCAGATCGAGCGCTGCGAGGTCGTGCTGTTCCCCGAGGTGTGGAAGCGCAGCCGGGCGCTTGTCGCCAAGGGCGCGCTGCTTGCTCTGCGCGCCAAGGTGCAGCAGCAGGACGAAGGCTTCAAGCTGCTGGCCGACGAGGTGGCGCAGCTGTCGCCGGAGACGCTGCGCGGCCTGCTGCAGCGGCGCGCGGCTATGGCTGCGCGGCCGCAAGGGCACGGCCGGGCCGCACCGGCCGGCCCAGGCGCGGCTGCTGCGCCTGCCGTGGCCCACGGCCTGGCCGCAGGCCGCAGCCGCTCCGCCGGGCCGCAGGGCGGCCCGCAGGCTCCCGCACGGGCTGCGCGCCCGGCGGCGGCGCAGCCGGCGGACAGACCCGCCGGCCAGCGCGCCTACATCAAAATCACAGCCGCCTCGGAGGCCGGCGGCCTGCTGCCGCAGCTGAAAGAGCTGCTGCAGCGCCATCCCGGAGCGGTTCCTACGCTCCTGTTCTACGAGCGGGAGCAGAAGCTGATCGCGCTAAGCGACAGCTTTCGGATTAAACCGTCGCCGGAGCTGTTCGGTCTTGTCGAATCGGTCCTAGGACCAGGAACAATAAGAATAAAATAA
- a CDS encoding phosphatidylglycerophosphatase A family protein, which produces MSYELAVDLLERRGVSIDSIAEIVYKLQSSYYPNLSGDECIASVKAVLGKREVQYTLMTGITLDELAEKKQLPQPFQAIMEADESLYGADETLALGITGVYGMIGLTGFGYLDKIKLGVIGVLNERKDGIHVFLDDLVAGIAAAASARIAHRHEGAKVYPARVNPAEIEP; this is translated from the coding sequence ATGTCCTATGAGCTGGCGGTGGATTTATTGGAGCGAAGAGGCGTTTCCATCGATTCGATTGCCGAGATTGTATACAAGCTGCAATCATCCTATTATCCGAATTTAAGCGGGGATGAGTGCATAGCGAGCGTCAAGGCCGTCCTGGGCAAAAGAGAGGTGCAATACACCTTGATGACGGGCATCACGCTGGATGAGCTGGCGGAGAAGAAGCAGCTGCCGCAGCCGTTTCAGGCGATTATGGAAGCCGATGAGTCGCTTTACGGGGCGGACGAGACATTGGCGCTTGGCATTACAGGCGTTTATGGTATGATCGGTCTGACAGGATTCGGTTATCTGGACAAAATCAAACTGGGCGTCATCGGAGTCCTGAACGAGCGGAAGGACGGAATTCATGTCTTTCTGGACGATCTGGTCGCAGGCATAGCCGCTGCGGCTTCGGCAAGAATCGCACATCGGCATGAGGGGGCGAAGGTGTATCCCGCCCGCGTAAATCCGGCGGAAATTGAGCCGTAA
- the accD gene encoding acetyl-CoA carboxylase, carboxyltransferase subunit beta, with the protein MFKDLFQKKRKYATVPSQRLEQANIPAEGERPKREIPEGLMSKCPKCGSIQYSKELEKNLKVCTACGHHMRLNAPERIAITLDPGSFIEFDAGMVSVDPLQFPGYSTKLEQQKLKSGQLDAVITGQGSIGGHPVIVAVMNFEFFTGSMGSVVGEKITRAVEEATERRLPMIIFSTSGGARMQESILSLMQMAKTSAALARFGESGGLYISVITDPTTGGVSASFATLGDINIAEPGAVFGFAGRIVIEQTIRQKLPDDFQTAEFNLQHGQLDLVVHRKEMRSMLSKILELHDVKGGF; encoded by the coding sequence TTGTTCAAAGATTTGTTTCAGAAAAAACGGAAATATGCGACAGTTCCTTCGCAGCGTCTGGAGCAAGCGAACATACCGGCGGAAGGGGAGCGGCCCAAGCGGGAAATTCCCGAAGGGCTGATGAGCAAGTGTCCCAAATGCGGTTCGATCCAGTACAGCAAAGAACTGGAGAAGAATCTCAAGGTATGTACGGCCTGCGGCCATCATATGCGGCTGAACGCTCCCGAAAGGATCGCCATAACGCTTGACCCGGGCAGCTTTATCGAGTTCGACGCGGGGATGGTATCTGTGGACCCGCTTCAATTCCCGGGGTACAGCACGAAGCTTGAGCAGCAGAAGCTGAAATCGGGCCAGCTTGACGCCGTTATTACGGGACAGGGAAGCATCGGCGGCCATCCGGTTATTGTGGCGGTCATGAATTTTGAATTTTTTACGGGCAGCATGGGCTCGGTGGTAGGGGAGAAAATTACCCGCGCCGTCGAGGAAGCGACTGAAAGAAGGCTGCCGATGATTATATTCTCGACTTCCGGCGGAGCCCGGATGCAGGAGAGCATCCTGAGCCTGATGCAAATGGCGAAGACCAGCGCGGCGCTGGCGCGTTTTGGCGAGTCCGGAGGATTATACATATCCGTTATCACGGACCCGACGACGGGCGGCGTGTCCGCGAGCTTTGCGACGCTTGGCGATATCAACATCGCTGAGCCGGGAGCCGTATTCGGTTTTGCGGGCCGCATTGTAATCGAACAGACGATCCGCCAGAAGCTGCCGGATGACTTCCAGACGGCGGAGTTCAATTTACAGCACGGCCAGCTCGATCTGGTGGTGCACCGAAAGGAAATGCGCTCTATGCTTAGCAAAATTTTGGAGCTGCATGACGTGAAGGGGGGATTTTAG
- a CDS encoding acetyl-CoA carboxylase carboxyltransferase subunit alpha has protein sequence MAGDLPFEKPLVDMRKKITELKQFGHEKDIDFSDEIARLEERYKVLEEEIYSNITPSQKMHLARHHGRPTSLDLIGLIFTDFIELHGDRLFGDDLAVVGGIAKLEGIPVTVIGQQRGKDTKDNIARFFGSAHPEGFRKALRLMQQADKFRRPIITFIDTKGAYPGNTAEERGQSEAIARNLREMSGLGVPVVCVVIGEGGSGGALAMAVGNRVLMLEHAIYSVISPNGAASILWKDAAKADQAAEAMKITADDLLAMEVIEEMIPEPKGGAHRDYGTTAASIKDALIRHLHDLASLDADELREDRYRKFRKIGEFAESKAAEEVFTEEPALSPE, from the coding sequence ATGGCGGGGGACTTGCCTTTTGAAAAACCTCTCGTTGATATGCGTAAGAAAATTACGGAGCTAAAGCAGTTTGGGCATGAAAAAGATATTGATTTCAGCGACGAAATCGCCCGGCTGGAGGAGCGCTACAAGGTGCTGGAGGAGGAGATATACTCTAATATCACACCTTCGCAGAAAATGCATCTTGCCAGGCACCATGGCCGTCCGACCTCGCTGGATCTGATCGGGCTTATCTTTACCGATTTTATCGAGCTGCACGGCGACCGGCTGTTCGGCGACGACCTTGCGGTCGTCGGGGGTATCGCGAAGCTGGAGGGAATACCGGTCACTGTGATTGGACAGCAGCGCGGCAAGGATACGAAGGACAACATCGCCAGATTTTTCGGCAGTGCGCATCCCGAAGGCTTCCGCAAGGCGCTTCGGCTGATGCAGCAGGCGGACAAGTTCCGGCGTCCGATCATTACGTTTATTGATACGAAGGGCGCTTATCCCGGCAACACTGCGGAGGAACGGGGCCAATCGGAGGCGATTGCCCGCAATCTGCGTGAAATGTCCGGACTTGGCGTGCCTGTCGTCTGCGTCGTTATCGGTGAAGGCGGCAGCGGCGGGGCGCTGGCGATGGCCGTAGGCAACCGCGTGCTGATGCTGGAGCATGCCATTTACTCCGTCATTTCACCTAACGGCGCCGCGTCGATATTGTGGAAGGACGCCGCGAAGGCAGACCAGGCGGCGGAAGCAATGAAGATTACCGCCGACGATTTGCTAGCGATGGAAGTCATCGAGGAGATGATCCCCGAGCCCAAGGGCGGCGCGCACCGCGATTACGGGACTACCGCAGCGTCCATTAAGGATGCCCTCATTCGGCATTTGCATGATTTGGCCAGTCTGGATGCTGACGAGCTTAGGGAAGACCGTTACCGGAAATTCCGTAAGATCGGGGAGTTCGCGGAATCGAAGGCGGCCGAAGAAGTCTTTACCGAAGAACCGGCGCTCAGTCCGGAGTAA
- the pyk gene encoding pyruvate kinase, whose translation MRKSKIVCTIGPASESLENLKKLILAGMNVARLNFSHGDFEEHGARIKNIRLACKELNKTVAILLDTKGPEIRTGKLEVEPIELVQDEYLTLTTEEILGDKNRISVTYSDLPKDVQVGSTILIDDGLIGLTVVDVQGTEIKTRIVNGGTIKSKKGVNVPGVAISLPGITEKDTNDIIFGIEQDIDFIAASFVRKASDVKEIRDLLAKHNASHIQIISKIENQQGVDNLDEILAVSDGLMVARGDLGVEIPAEDVPLAQKLMIQKCNIAGKPVITATQMLDSMQRNPRPTRAEASDVANAIFDGTDAIMLSGETAAGKYPVESVQTMSRIAEKAESALNHREIFLKQQIAQETTVTEAISQSVAISALDLSAKAIISSTVSGHTARVVSKYRPVSPIIAVTTQERTMRQLALVWGVTPVKGSPASSTDELLETAVQGGKDSGVVKAGDLVVITAGIPLGHSGSTNLVKVEQIAD comes from the coding sequence ATGCGGAAAAGTAAAATTGTATGTACGATTGGTCCTGCAAGTGAATCGTTGGAGAACCTCAAGAAATTGATTCTGGCCGGAATGAATGTGGCACGCTTGAACTTCTCCCACGGTGACTTTGAAGAGCATGGAGCACGGATTAAGAACATCCGTCTGGCATGTAAGGAACTGAACAAGACAGTTGCCATCCTGCTCGATACGAAAGGACCTGAGATTCGTACAGGCAAGCTGGAAGTGGAACCGATTGAACTGGTGCAGGACGAGTACCTGACCCTGACTACGGAAGAGATTCTTGGCGACAAAAATCGCATTTCCGTCACTTACTCTGACCTTCCAAAAGACGTTCAAGTAGGCTCCACCATTCTGATTGACGACGGCCTTATCGGTCTTACCGTCGTCGACGTTCAAGGCACGGAAATCAAGACCCGTATTGTCAACGGCGGTACGATCAAGAGCAAGAAGGGCGTTAACGTCCCTGGAGTTGCCATTTCCCTGCCGGGTATTACGGAGAAAGACACCAATGATATCATTTTCGGGATCGAACAGGACATCGATTTTATCGCCGCTTCCTTCGTTCGCAAAGCCAGCGATGTTAAGGAAATCCGCGATCTTCTCGCGAAGCATAACGCGAGCCATATCCAAATCATCTCCAAAATTGAAAATCAACAGGGTGTCGATAACCTTGACGAAATTCTGGCAGTGTCCGACGGCCTGATGGTTGCCCGTGGCGACCTTGGCGTGGAAATTCCGGCGGAAGATGTGCCGCTCGCACAGAAACTGATGATTCAAAAATGTAACATTGCAGGCAAACCGGTAATCACCGCTACGCAAATGCTCGATTCCATGCAGCGCAACCCGCGTCCAACCCGCGCAGAAGCGAGTGATGTGGCCAACGCCATTTTCGACGGAACCGACGCTATCATGCTGTCCGGCGAAACGGCTGCAGGTAAATACCCGGTAGAATCGGTACAGACAATGTCCCGTATCGCCGAAAAAGCGGAATCCGCGCTGAATCACCGTGAAATCTTCCTGAAGCAGCAAATTGCTCAAGAAACGACAGTAACGGAAGCAATCAGCCAATCCGTAGCCATCTCGGCGCTGGATCTGAGTGCCAAAGCGATCATTTCCTCCACGGTCAGCGGACATACCGCCCGCGTAGTATCGAAGTACCGTCCGGTATCTCCGATCATCGCGGTAACGACTCAGGAAAGAACAATGCGTCAACTGGCTCTCGTATGGGGCGTAACTCCGGTTAAGGGATCGCCGGCTTCGTCCACCGATGAGCTTCTGGAAACCGCTGTTCAAGGCGGCAAAGATTCCGGTGTTGTCAAAGCAGGCGACCTTGTTGTGATTACTGCAGGTATTCCGCTCGGACATTCCGGTTCTACGAACCTGGTAAAAGTGGAGCAAATTGCCGACTAA
- a CDS encoding acyl-CoA thioesterase, translated as METQDFLPGPWHAASLRVRYQESDQMGVVYHSNYLNWFEIGRTEMLRELGFSYLELENRGMLLPVTSAELQFKRSAKYDDTIAVYARMSSFTPLRLTFEYEVRRVSGPELTGARLYGSDAAVLHNNNEASFAEGFQASAAGELLVTGSTGHAWVNRELRPVRLDRTLPEVYGAIVTALRKEKRTI; from the coding sequence GTGGAAACCCAAGATTTTTTGCCGGGCCCCTGGCATGCCGCCTCCTTGAGGGTCCGTTACCAGGAGAGCGATCAGATGGGTGTGGTATACCATTCCAATTATTTGAACTGGTTTGAAATCGGGCGGACCGAAATGCTGCGCGAACTCGGCTTTTCCTATCTTGAACTGGAGAACCGGGGCATGCTGCTTCCGGTCACCTCGGCAGAGCTGCAATTCAAACGGTCCGCAAAATATGATGATACAATCGCCGTCTATGCCCGCATGTCGTCGTTTACGCCCCTTCGGCTAACTTTCGAGTATGAGGTGCGGCGGGTATCCGGCCCGGAACTGACCGGCGCCCGCTTGTATGGATCGGATGCCGCTGTTCTGCATAACAATAATGAGGCGTCATTTGCTGAGGGCTTTCAAGCCTCGGCTGCCGGAGAACTGCTGGTTACCGGCTCCACCGGCCATGCCTGGGTAAACCGGGAGCTCAGGCCCGTTCGGCTGGACAGAACACTGCCAGAAGTTTACGGTGCAATCGTAACGGCGCTGCGCAAAGAAAAGAGGACGATATGA
- a CDS encoding FxsA family protein: protein MIKRNWLWAALFIIPATELFGFILVSSWFGASKTLLLLISTSLIGFLMMRFEGSKVLQDSRQQMQEGRIPGRTMLDGLCIFFGGLLLIIPGFITDIIGFTLVFPLTRPLYLGFLLKWIEKKMKNGTFTYYKR from the coding sequence ATGATTAAAAGAAATTGGCTGTGGGCGGCGTTGTTTATTATTCCCGCTACAGAACTATTCGGCTTTATCCTGGTATCGTCCTGGTTCGGAGCGTCCAAGACGCTGCTGTTGCTGATCTCGACTTCACTCATCGGTTTTCTGATGATGCGTTTTGAGGGCAGCAAGGTACTGCAGGACAGCAGGCAGCAAATGCAAGAGGGCAGGATTCCGGGCCGGACGATGCTGGACGGGTTATGCATCTTTTTCGGGGGACTGCTGCTGATTATACCGGGATTTATCACGGACATTATTGGCTTCACCTTGGTTTTTCCCCTGACCCGGCCTCTGTACCTCGGATTTCTGCTGAAGTGGATTGAGAAAAAAATGAAGAACGGCACGTTTACCTATTATAAGAGATAA